Part of the Halodesulfurarchaeum formicicum genome is shown below.
GCGCGGACCGCAGGCGCTCGATCGCCCGAAGCGGGGCCATCGAGAACCCGTCGCTCCCGAGTGAGAGTGACACGCCGGCCGCATGCAGGCGACCGTAGCGGCCATCACGCCCTGACTCGGCCCGGTCGAGCGTGTCCGGACTGACGACGACCGTCGCCAATCGCGCTGCGAGCGCCCGTATCTGGTCGTCACGCACCCGATCGGCGCGATCGATCACGAGACCGGCTTCGAATTCCGAGAGCACCTCATCGAGGGCCTGCTCGTCGGTTGCCAGGGGCCGGACGGTGAGGCCCGCGGCCGATGCCGCCTCGCGGAGCGCCGCGAGCGACGGGAGCGTCGATTCGTCGGCCAGTTGCTGGTCGACGTCGACCCGGATCGCCCCCATCCGCAATCGGTCGTTCCCCGCACCGGTTGGTATCCCAAGAGTTCTCGCCGCCGCGATGGGGTCGCCGGCGTCCCCGACTGCCGGCCGGCGGTCCACCTGCACTCGCAGCGACAGCGCCCCCGCTCGATCGAGGGCCTGGTAGGCGCGGGCCGTCGTGGCGGTCAGCACGTCGTCCTGGACCCCAGTGACGCCGTGTCGATGGGCGTGTTCGATCCCCGCCTCGATCAGGTCCCGGGCCCGGTCACGGCCGGAAGCGAGTGCTTCCCAGACCGGCCGCGAATCGGGCCACTCGACGACGCCGCTCTCCACTGGCTCGTGGCCGATAGTGTCGACCGCGACCGAGTTGAGCGTCATTGTCTTCCGGTCCCCGCTGATCGCGACGACGGGCCGGGTCTCGCTCACGGCGTCGAGATCGGTCCGATCGAGCGAGGCGTTCGGCGAGCCGACACCGACGACCCACTCCCGATCCCGTTGGGCGTCGGTCCGAAGTCGGGAACGCGCCGTCTCCGCATCCACACCGGAGAGATCGGCGCGACGGCGTCGAAGCCCGATTCCCAGCAGGTGGGCGTTCGCGTCCACGAACCCCGGGATCACCGGCCGGCCGTCGAGATCGACTCGGGTGGTCTCGATTCCCTCCAGAAACTCGACCTCGTAGGTGTCCGCGACACGGACGACGATACCGTCACGGACCGCGAACGCCTCGGCGGTCTGATCCGGGTGCGAGAGCGTGTGGACCTCGCCATCGACGAAGATCGCGTCGGCGGGTGCAGCCATATCCCAACGGACGGGCCGGCGAGCAAAACGGTTGGGTTTCGGACTCAGAGTCGGCGAAAGCCAGCGGCCCCCCGGACGACCAGCCCCTGGCGGGTGAGTTTCTCCAGGATCTCGCGGGCGGCGTCTGCCGGCACCCCGTGCTCGCTCGCGTACTCGACGATCGCCGACTCGGTCGGTTCATCGAGGGCGTCCAGGGCGGCCAGCACACGGTCACGACGACTCATCGAGCCGGTGTCCGCTTCGGTGGCGGCCGCGGCGACCTGATCCGGATCCAGGCCCTGTCCTTCGAGATACTCCCGATCGTCGACCCCCGCAGATTCGATCGCCGCGGCCATCTCGCTCACGGAGTCCAGTTTCTCGTAGGCTTCCGCCCGGTCCTGGGCGCTCGCGAGCATCGCCGAGCGAACCTCCCGGGCCGCCTCGCGGTCCTCGGTCGTGGTGAACTTCTTGAGCCGGTCGAACTGGTGGCGGGTCCCACAGCGCGGGCACGTGGTCGTCTCGGGCCGGTCCGCGACGATCCAGAGTGCCTGACAGTTCGAGCAACCCACCACGGCGTACATAGGTTACAGTGGTCGGTCCGCCCTGTTAAACCTCATCGACCCGGTCGAGGAAGGTATCGAAGGCCCCGCT
Proteins encoded:
- a CDS encoding amidohydrolase family protein; amino-acid sequence: MAAPADAIFVDGEVHTLSHPDQTAEAFAVRDGIVVRVADTYEVEFLEGIETTRVDLDGRPVIPGFVDANAHLLGIGLRRRRADLSGVDAETARSRLRTDAQRDREWVVGVGSPNASLDRTDLDAVSETRPVVAISGDRKTMTLNSVAVDTIGHEPVESGVVEWPDSRPVWEALASGRDRARDLIEAGIEHAHRHGVTGVQDDVLTATTARAYQALDRAGALSLRVQVDRRPAVGDAGDPIAAARTLGIPTGAGNDRLRMGAIRVDVDQQLADESTLPSLAALREAASAAGLTVRPLATDEQALDEVLSEFEAGLVIDRADRVRDDQIRALAARLATVVVSPDTLDRAESGRDGRYGRLHAAGVSLSLGSDGFSMAPLRAIERLRSAPGPEQRLAVTEALQAGTRGPLARGGSPGTIEVGAPADVIVLSDSPWDRPASELSVDLTVVDGEIVYERP
- a CDS encoding DUF5817 domain-containing protein gives rise to the protein MYAVVGCSNCQALWIVADRPETTTCPRCGTRHQFDRLKKFTTTEDREAAREVRSAMLASAQDRAEAYEKLDSVSEMAAAIESAGVDDREYLEGQGLDPDQVAAAATEADTGSMSRRDRVLAALDALDEPTESAIVEYASEHGVPADAAREILEKLTRQGLVVRGAAGFRRL